From Caretta caretta isolate rCarCar2 chromosome 14, rCarCar1.hap1, whole genome shotgun sequence, the proteins below share one genomic window:
- the MRPS18B gene encoding small ribosomal subunit protein mS40 isoform X1, protein MAATMLLRRVASSLPGLALLPRLFWAQAAPAASLLRLQHPLLRVFSTEMDPTTSAEPVTFDTESRFKEKPWEYLETEEYIERYGDKPIWFGYRRNHKGPIPPQKTRKTCIRGKKIVGNPCPICRDQKLHVDYRNVKLLEQFICSHTGITFHPTRTGVCMKQHKRLTQAIDQARDHGLLSFRIPLVTLQGEDYTNQHQAVAKTPPALSLQSQTPWYPWYEWQQPPEKDIARIRRIYKDYLKEETGLA, encoded by the exons ATGGCGGCTACCATGTTACTGCGGCGGGTCGCGAGTAGCCTGCCTGGGCTGGCTCTGCTCCCGAGGCTCTTCTGGGCTCAG gctgctcctgctgcttcgCTCCTACGGCTCCAGCACCCTCTGCTCCGGGTGTTTAGCACAGAGATGGACCCAACCACGTCAGCAGAGCCAGTCACCTTTGACACTGAATCACGCTTTAAGGAGAAACCCTGGGAGTATCTAGAGACAGAAG aGTACATCGAGAGATACGGCGACAAGCCCATCTGGTTCGGCTATCGGCGTAACCACAAGGGACCCATCCCCCCACAGAAGACCCGCAAGACCTGCATA AGAGGAAAGAAGATTGtggggaacccctgccccatctgccGAGACCAAAAACTCCACGTGGACTACAGG AATGTGAAGCTCCTAGAGCAGTTCATCTGCTCCCACACCGGCATCACCTTCCATCCCACACGCACAG GCGTCTGCATGAAGCAGCATAAACGCTTGACCCAGGCAATCGACCAAGCTCGTGACCATG GGCTCCTGAGCTTCCGCATCCCCTTGGTGACGCTGCAGGGTGAGGACTACACTAACCAGCACCAGGCAGTGGCCAAGACGCCCCCCGCCCTCTCCCTGCAGAGCCAGACACCCTGGTACCCCTGGTATGAGTGGCAGCAGCCGCCCGAAAAGGACATTGCCAGGATCCGCAGGATCTACAAGGACTATCTGAAGGAGGAGACCGGCCTGGCATGA
- the MRPS18B gene encoding small ribosomal subunit protein mS40 isoform X2 yields MDPTTSAEPVTFDTESRFKEKPWEYLETEEYIERYGDKPIWFGYRRNHKGPIPPQKTRKTCIRGKKIVGNPCPICRDQKLHVDYRNVKLLEQFICSHTGITFHPTRTGVCMKQHKRLTQAIDQARDHGLLSFRIPLVTLQGEDYTNQHQAVAKTPPALSLQSQTPWYPWYEWQQPPEKDIARIRRIYKDYLKEETGLA; encoded by the exons ATGGACCCAACCACGTCAGCAGAGCCAGTCACCTTTGACACTGAATCACGCTTTAAGGAGAAACCCTGGGAGTATCTAGAGACAGAAG aGTACATCGAGAGATACGGCGACAAGCCCATCTGGTTCGGCTATCGGCGTAACCACAAGGGACCCATCCCCCCACAGAAGACCCGCAAGACCTGCATA AGAGGAAAGAAGATTGtggggaacccctgccccatctgccGAGACCAAAAACTCCACGTGGACTACAGG AATGTGAAGCTCCTAGAGCAGTTCATCTGCTCCCACACCGGCATCACCTTCCATCCCACACGCACAG GCGTCTGCATGAAGCAGCATAAACGCTTGACCCAGGCAATCGACCAAGCTCGTGACCATG GGCTCCTGAGCTTCCGCATCCCCTTGGTGACGCTGCAGGGTGAGGACTACACTAACCAGCACCAGGCAGTGGCCAAGACGCCCCCCGCCCTCTCCCTGCAGAGCCAGACACCCTGGTACCCCTGGTATGAGTGGCAGCAGCCGCCCGAAAAGGACATTGCCAGGATCCGCAGGATCTACAAGGACTATCTGAAGGAGGAGACCGGCCTGGCATGA